The proteins below come from a single Rosa rugosa chromosome 2, drRosRugo1.1, whole genome shotgun sequence genomic window:
- the LOC133733858 gene encoding protein REBELOTE: MGKLGKKARKFSKKNLQSVERRNRKLKSTFKKRGPKRNEQGSGEELKKKDAVELSNGRNTEVEYIDDTPLDAIFHEDDSDAFGDESDSDGYLSEDSSEMHLADSEIENSQEGNLDGSSGALSIQNKEIQLELVKKTKKLDKLKEKDPEFANFLESYHKEREQFRNKDYADEDEDEDEMSDDNMQPENVDGVNFNWGKLLTSSSVDSLCQLVTEQQNVSALTSLLNGYRAACHYGAESTRVFDAYSGRGFQNSETLGKILMFMLNEADNIFRGLMGLPSLDSKKEKSVDLKKNTKWSTFKPLIKSYLRSTLFLLNQVDDSEILAFSLARIRASITFFNAFPSLLRRLIKIAVHLWATGRGTVSSLSFLIIRDVASVFRSDYFDTCFVKTYKSFLGHSQFVEPGLFQHIQFLRSSIIDLCSVDVQKASSKALVCIQQLSKIMQQGLRTKKKEAVKKICSWQYTSCIDLWVMFISANIQDYDLQPSLFMVIQIINGVAVLFSGPRYLPLRIKCIQWLNRLSSSSGIFIPVASFVLDILEYKISKDGAKPGKAFNHLSSVKLPKHWLKSRNFREQCVLSAIELLSAHFAQWSHHISFPDLATIPLICLKKFHEITTIESSKRVVKRFIDQVEQNIEFIRKKRDEAAFSPTDQQSADLFLPLEKQNASTPFTQYYQSIMDKAASRNLTLNEKFSEAKEIKKKTQRKIQVPQDNCLTEGVKSKHPEKRKGIVDIKGGRERKLKKKETIEGQVV, encoded by the exons ATGGGGAAACTGGGGAAGAAGGCCAGGAAGTTTTCCAAGAAGAATCTTCAGTCTGTCGAGAGAAGAAACCGAAAGTTGAAGTCCACCTTCAAAAAGAGAGGTCCCAAGA GAAATGAGCAAGGTAGTGGtgaagaattgaagaagaaggaCGCGGTAGAGTTGTCTAATGGGAG AAACACTGAAGTTGAATACATAGACGACACTCCTCTTGATGCAATATTCCATGAAGATGACAGTGATGCGTTTGGAGATGAATCGGACAGTGATGGGTATCTTTCAGAG GACTCAAGTGAAATGCATCTTGCTGATAGTGAAATTGAGAATTCTCAAGAAG GCAACCTTGATGGTAGTAGTGGTGCTTTATCTATTCAGAACAAGGAAATTCAATTAGAGCTtgtgaagaaaacaaaaaaactagaCAAATTGAAGGAAAAG GATCCTGAATTTGCCAACTTTTTGGAAAGCTATCATAAGGAGCGTGAACAGTTCAGAAACAAAGAT TATgctgatgaggatgaggatgaggatgagatGAGTGATGATAATATGCAGCCAGAGAATGTAGACGGTGTGAATTTTAATTGGGGCAAGCTGCTGACAAGCTCTTCTGTTGATTCCTTGTGTCAACTAGTCACAGAGCAACAAAATGTGTCTGCACTTACTAGTCTATTGAATGGGTACCGGGCTGCATGCCACTATGGAGCAGAATCAACTAGAGTATTTGATGCTTATTCAGGCCGTGGATTTCAGAATAGTGAAACCCTTGGCAAGATATTGATGTTCATGCTTAATGAAGCTGATAACATATTTAGGGGGCTAATGGGCCTACCAAGCTTGGATTCCAAAAAAGAGAAGAGTGTGGATTTGAAGAAGAATACCAAATGGAGTACTTTTAAGCCACTGATAAAGTCATATCTGAGGAGTACCCTTTTTCTCCTGAATCAGGTTGATGACTCTGAGATATTGGCCTTCTCCTTGGCACGGATCAGAGCTTCTATAACCTTTTTTAATGCTTTTCCTTCTTTGCTCCGCAGACTTATCAAG ATTGCCGTTCACTTGTGGGCAACAGGGAGAGGAACTGTATCATCTCTATCCTTTCTCATCATACGAGATGTGGCTTCTGTGTTTCGCTCTGATTACTTCGACACCTGCTTTGTTAAGACATATAAATCGTTCCTTGGTCATAGCCAATTTGTGGAGCCTGGTCTGTTCCAACACATACAATTTTTAAGAAGTTCCATTATTGATCTATGCTCTGTCGATGTTCAGAAAGCATCTAGCAAAGCATTGGTTTGTATCCAGCAACTTTCTAAGATAATGCAGCAGGGTCTACGGACAAAGAAAAAG GAAGCAGTCAAGAAGATATGCAGTTGGCAATACACGAGTTGCATTGATCTCTGGGTAATGTTTATATCAGCTAACATACAGGATTATGATCTTCAGCCATCGCTTTTTATGGTCATTCAGATTATAAATGGAGTGGCTGTGTTGTTTTCTGGACCAAGATATTTGCCTCTGAGAATCAAATGCATTCAATGGTTGAATCGTCTCTCCTCTTCCAGTGGCATTTTCATTCCTGTTGCCTCTTTCGTGTTGGATATCTTAGAATATAAAATTAGCAAGGATGGCGCGAAACCTGGAAAAGCTTTCAACCATTTATCTTCCGTAAAG CTTCCAAAGCATTGGTTAAAGTCAAGGAACTTCCGAGAGCAGTGTGTTTTATCTGCTATTGAACTGCTTTCAGCGCACTTCGCTCAGTGGAGCCATCATATATCGTTTCCAGATCTTGCAACTATTCCACTTATTTGCTTGAAGAAGTTTCATGAGATAACTACTATAGAAAGTTCCAAGCGTGTAGTGAAGCGTTTCATTGACCAG GTGGAGCAAAACATTGAATTTATTCGGAAGAAGAGAGATGAGGCAGCCTTTTCACCAACAGATCAGCAATCTGCAGATTTATTTCTTCCG CTTGAAAAGCAAAATGCCAGTACTCCATTTACACAATATTACCAAAGCATCATGGACAAGGCTGCTTCTAGAAACTTAACTCTGAATGAAAAG TTCTCTGAAGCAAaggaaataaagaagaaaacacaaaggaaaataCAAGTGCCTCAAGATAACTGTTTAACTGAGGGAGTTAAAAGCAAACAtccagagaaaagaaaaggcatTGTTGATATCAAAGGTGGAAGAGAAAGAAagttgaagaaaaaagaaactattGAAGGCCAAGTCGTGTGA